In Zunongwangia profunda SM-A87, the following proteins share a genomic window:
- a CDS encoding DUF5689 domain-containing protein: MKKFLSLFILILISCVKTDDYEVPQSQLPENVSTEGTKISLRAVKNSYNEETGEIYTFSGDQYFEAYVISSDRAGNFYNELILQDHPENPEAGIQILIDENALYQRYNFGRKVFVKLNGLSISKNNGLIQLGKQNRGDLDPIVSSEIDEHLIRSEIVEEIIPLQINIGDFSSDLLSTYVQLNHIQFNRNLFSPSNSTFAAEVFDQYDGLRQIEECGSDDTALLSTSTYADFRWLNLPENSGSILGVLGRDFYDDFYIIQVNSSEDLLFKGERCDPEFFSCGTNTTEGETILFEENFAEITNENKLDPLGWTNLNVNGGEERFVDATANGNRTIRISAYNTGENPLEAWLITPSIDLSQSQNEVLSFDIKASYDNGTILQVYLSEDFDGDPKNANWHLLEANIPMGPSSQSGESFKNSKIDLSCFTAEVYIGFCYQGRDPSRTTTYDIDNIKVTGE, encoded by the coding sequence ATGAAGAAATTTCTAAGCCTTTTTATACTCATTTTGATCAGTTGTGTGAAGACCGATGATTATGAAGTGCCACAAAGCCAACTTCCCGAGAATGTAAGCACAGAAGGCACCAAAATCAGTCTGCGTGCTGTAAAAAATAGTTATAATGAAGAAACAGGGGAGATCTATACATTTTCAGGAGATCAGTATTTTGAAGCTTATGTAATTTCGTCTGATCGTGCCGGTAATTTTTATAATGAACTCATTCTTCAGGATCATCCTGAAAATCCCGAAGCCGGAATACAAATTTTGATTGATGAAAATGCACTCTATCAACGTTATAATTTCGGAAGAAAAGTTTTTGTAAAATTAAACGGACTCAGTATTTCGAAAAATAACGGATTAATTCAGTTGGGGAAACAAAATAGGGGCGATCTTGACCCTATAGTATCTTCAGAAATCGATGAGCATCTAATCCGTTCAGAAATTGTGGAAGAAATCATTCCGCTGCAGATTAATATTGGTGATTTTTCCTCAGATTTACTAAGTACTTATGTGCAGTTGAATCATATTCAGTTTAACCGAAATTTATTTAGTCCCTCCAATAGCACTTTTGCGGCTGAAGTTTTTGATCAATACGATGGGTTGCGGCAAATAGAAGAATGTGGTAGTGATGATACGGCTTTGCTAAGCACAAGCACTTATGCCGATTTTAGATGGCTTAATTTACCGGAAAATTCAGGAAGCATATTGGGTGTTTTAGGACGTGATTTTTACGACGATTTTTATATTATTCAGGTGAATTCTTCGGAAGATCTCTTGTTTAAAGGTGAGCGCTGTGACCCCGAATTTTTTAGCTGCGGAACTAACACTACCGAAGGGGAAACGATTTTATTTGAAGAAAACTTTGCTGAAATCACCAACGAGAATAAATTAGATCCTTTAGGGTGGACTAACCTAAACGTAAACGGAGGAGAAGAGCGATTTGTGGATGCCACTGCTAACGGGAATAGAACGATCAGAATTTCGGCCTATAATACCGGGGAGAATCCATTGGAAGCCTGGCTTATTACTCCGTCCATAGATCTTTCGCAATCGCAAAATGAAGTTTTGTCTTTTGATATTAAAGCATCTTATGACAACGGAACTATTTTGCAGGTTTATCTAAGTGAAGATTTTGATGGCGATCCAAAGAATGCAAACTGGCATTTACTGGAAGCCAATATTCCTATGGGGCCTTCAAGCCAAAGTGGAGAAAGCTTTAAGAATTCTAAGATCGATCTTTCCTGTTTTACTGCTGAAGTTTATATAGGCTTTTGTTATCAGGGAAGGGATCCTTCACGTACCACAACTTATGATATTGATAACATAAAAGTAACTGGGGAATAA
- a CDS encoding META domain-containing protein, with the protein MYLSKPLSKLKPCSLRSLAILAIFSSILLSACKQEHQPKETPNISQTERKTLNNSEISGKYSVKTLNNNTENLGNLIFDFNSEEKRLAITTDCNNITAEYEIGKNKLQFSNAISTRKFCQGAMDNENTISKVLPKIEKFSFSEKELKLLSNDNKVLISLIKTEKSE; encoded by the coding sequence ATGTATTTATCAAAGCCGTTGTCAAAGCTAAAACCATGCTCACTTAGATCTTTGGCGATTTTAGCGATTTTCAGTTCCATTCTTTTAAGCGCTTGTAAACAGGAACATCAACCAAAAGAAACGCCCAATATTAGCCAAACCGAACGAAAAACGTTAAACAATTCTGAAATTTCAGGTAAATATTCGGTTAAAACCCTGAATAATAACACTGAAAATCTCGGGAATCTTATATTTGACTTTAATTCAGAAGAAAAAAGGTTAGCTATTACTACGGATTGTAATAACATAACTGCCGAATACGAAATTGGCAAAAACAAACTTCAATTTTCTAATGCCATTAGTACCAGGAAGTTTTGCCAGGGAGCAATGGATAATGAAAATACAATCTCTAAAGTGTTACCAAAAATAGAGAAGTTCAGTTTTTCTGAAAAAGAGCTTAAGTTATTATCAAATGATAACAAGGTTTTAATTAGCCTTATAAAAACCGAAAAAAGTGAGTAA
- a CDS encoding DUF2480 family protein, whose protein sequence is MATEEIINRVANSKLVTFNLEDYYPKGQRVTFDISSWLLEGFVLRESAFREEAKNYDWSQYQDCYVALYCSTEAIIPAWAYMLIATYLQPYAKKTVNGSLEDLESILYTEVIQQMDLSALADKPVIIKGCANKPVPKNAYLLLINKLQPIVKSIMYGEACSSVPLYKKPKN, encoded by the coding sequence ATGGCTACAGAAGAAATTATAAATCGGGTAGCAAACAGTAAACTAGTCACTTTTAATCTTGAGGATTATTATCCAAAAGGTCAAAGAGTGACTTTTGATATTTCAAGCTGGTTGCTAGAAGGTTTTGTACTGCGCGAAAGTGCTTTTAGAGAAGAAGCAAAAAATTACGATTGGAGTCAATATCAGGACTGTTACGTCGCGTTATATTGTAGTACAGAGGCTATAATCCCTGCCTGGGCATATATGCTTATTGCGACCTACCTTCAGCCTTATGCAAAAAAAACGGTAAATGGCAGTTTAGAGGATTTGGAAAGCATTCTGTATACTGAGGTTATTCAGCAAATGGATCTTTCAGCCCTAGCAGATAAACCGGTAATTATTAAAGGTTGTGCTAACAAACCTGTCCCTAAAAATGCTTATTTGCTATTGATAAACAAATTGCAACCCATCGTAAAAAGTATTATGTATGGTGAAGCATGCTCCTCTGTACCCTTATATAAAAAGCCAAAAAACTAA
- a CDS encoding aminotransferase class V-fold PLP-dependent enzyme, which translates to MSTATEALAYNVEKTRKDFPILKREINGYPLVYFDNAATSQTPQQVIDVIVDYYSNYNANIHRGVHALSQEATDKYEQARKKIQEHFNAKKTHEIIFTSGTTHGINLVANGFASLLHKGDEIIVSALEHHSNIVPWQILAEKTGAVLKVIPMNQEGELIYPAFEELLSEKTKLVFVNHVSNALGTVNPIKKIIDKAHQYDAAVLVDGAQAAPHIKADVQALDVDFYVVSAHKMCGPTGVGMLYGKEEWLTKLPPYQGGGEMIATVTFEKTTYADLPHKFEAGTPNICGGIAFGAALDYINTIGIEKIAAYEEELLHYATKKLLEIDGMEIYGVSKEKTAVISFNINGMHPYDIGTILDKLGIAVRTGHHCAQPIMDFYKIPGTVRASFSFYNTKEEIDVFIKAVVKAKTMLT; encoded by the coding sequence ATGAGTACAGCTACTGAAGCATTAGCATATAACGTAGAAAAAACCAGAAAGGATTTCCCTATTCTTAAACGAGAAATAAACGGGTATCCTCTCGTTTATTTTGATAACGCTGCAACTTCGCAAACACCACAACAGGTAATCGATGTTATCGTAGATTATTATTCTAATTATAATGCGAATATTCATCGTGGTGTACACGCTTTATCACAGGAGGCTACGGATAAATATGAACAGGCACGTAAAAAAATCCAGGAGCATTTTAATGCTAAAAAGACCCATGAAATCATTTTCACCTCAGGGACTACCCATGGGATCAATCTTGTAGCCAACGGTTTTGCTTCTTTACTGCATAAAGGGGACGAAATTATCGTTTCTGCCTTGGAGCATCATTCTAATATTGTACCGTGGCAAATTTTAGCTGAAAAAACCGGAGCTGTTTTAAAAGTCATTCCCATGAATCAGGAAGGAGAATTAATCTATCCTGCTTTCGAAGAATTACTTTCAGAAAAAACAAAGCTTGTATTTGTGAACCATGTCTCTAATGCTTTAGGTACCGTAAATCCTATTAAAAAAATAATCGACAAAGCTCACCAATACGATGCTGCCGTTTTAGTTGATGGTGCGCAGGCTGCGCCACATATTAAAGCAGATGTTCAGGCCTTAGATGTCGATTTTTACGTGGTTTCTGCACATAAAATGTGTGGTCCTACAGGGGTGGGCATGCTCTATGGAAAAGAAGAATGGCTTACTAAATTACCACCCTATCAGGGCGGTGGCGAAATGATCGCTACGGTAACTTTTGAAAAAACTACTTATGCCGATCTTCCCCATAAATTTGAAGCCGGGACCCCTAATATCTGTGGAGGTATCGCTTTTGGAGCAGCGCTAGATTACATCAATACCATAGGTATCGAAAAAATTGCTGCTTACGAAGAAGAATTGCTTCATTATGCTACTAAAAAACTTCTGGAAATCGACGGAATGGAGATTTACGGAGTTTCAAAGGAAAAAACAGCAGTAATTTCTTTTAATATTAACGGGATGCATCCGTATGATATTGGTACTATTCTCGACAAATTGGGTATAGCAGTGAGGACCGGGCACCATTGTGCACAACCTATTATGGATTTTTATAAAATTCCAGGTACGGTTCGCGCTTCTTTTTCGTTTTATAATACAAAAGAAGAAATAGATGTATTTATCAAAGCCGTTGTCAAAGCTAAAACCATGCTCACTTAG
- a CDS encoding ClbS/DfsB family four-helix bundle protein, with product MAARKNKKELIGDIHTSYSKLREDFEGIPLKLTKAKELAGHAKDTRMSVCKLISIKENPGGGVKSL from the coding sequence ATGGCAGCCCGAAAAAATAAGAAAGAATTAATTGGCGATATTCACACGAGCTATTCTAAATTGAGAGAAGATTTTGAAGGTATTCCTTTAAAATTGACCAAAGCTAAAGAACTGGCAGGCCATGCAAAAGATACCAGAATGAGTGTTTGTAAACTGATTTCGATTAAAGAAAATCCCGGAGGCGGAGTGAAATCTTTATAA
- the hflX gene encoding GTPase HflX, whose protein sequence is MIEKTDLSYEKAVLIGIITKDQNEDKLEEYLDELEFLTYTAGGEVAKRFSQKMDFPNPKTFIGSGKMEEVRIYVSENEIGTAIFDDELSPAQQKNIEKILKCKVLDRTNLILDIFAQRAQTSYARTQVELAQYEYLLPRLAGMWTHLERQRGGIGMRGPGETEIETDRRIVRDKISLLKKKLATIDKQMEVQRGNRGQLVRVALVGYTNVGKSTLMNTISKSEVFAENKLFATLDTTVRKVVIRNLPFLLTDTVGFIRKLPTQLVESFKSTLDEVREADLLLHVVDISHPNFEEHIDSVNQILDEIKSSDKPSVMVFNKIDQYVPEEIAEDDLMTERTTAHYTLTEWKQTWMNRLGDNVLFISALEKENMEHFRKKVYEAVRKIHITRFPYNNFLYPEYDKYGEEK, encoded by the coding sequence ATGATTGAAAAAACAGATTTAAGTTACGAAAAAGCGGTTCTTATTGGGATCATTACTAAGGACCAAAATGAAGATAAATTAGAGGAATATCTGGACGAGCTAGAATTCCTTACCTATACTGCCGGCGGAGAGGTTGCAAAACGTTTTTCGCAAAAAATGGATTTCCCTAACCCAAAAACCTTTATTGGGTCTGGGAAGATGGAAGAAGTACGAATTTACGTTTCTGAAAACGAAATTGGTACCGCCATTTTTGATGACGAACTATCCCCTGCGCAGCAAAAAAATATAGAGAAAATACTAAAGTGTAAAGTACTGGATCGAACCAATCTTATTCTTGATATTTTTGCACAACGCGCACAAACCAGTTATGCAAGAACCCAGGTAGAACTTGCTCAATATGAGTATTTATTACCTCGACTTGCGGGAATGTGGACGCACCTTGAAAGACAGCGTGGGGGTATTGGTATGCGTGGTCCCGGGGAAACAGAAATCGAAACCGACCGTCGTATCGTTAGGGATAAAATTTCTTTGTTGAAAAAGAAACTCGCTACCATCGACAAACAAATGGAAGTACAGCGTGGAAATCGCGGTCAGCTTGTTAGGGTGGCTTTGGTAGGCTATACCAACGTGGGGAAATCTACTTTAATGAATACTATTAGTAAAAGTGAAGTATTTGCCGAAAATAAACTTTTCGCAACACTGGATACAACGGTTAGAAAAGTGGTTATCCGCAATTTACCGTTCCTTTTAACCGATACGGTAGGATTTATCAGAAAATTACCTACGCAGCTGGTAGAGTCTTTTAAATCGACTTTAGATGAAGTTAGAGAAGCCGATTTATTGTTGCATGTAGTAGATATCTCACATCCTAATTTTGAAGAGCATATCGACTCGGTAAACCAAATTTTGGACGAAATAAAAAGTTCAGATAAACCAAGCGTTATGGTTTTTAATAAGATCGATCAATATGTACCCGAAGAAATTGCTGAAGACGATCTTATGACCGAAAGAACAACCGCGCATTACACGCTAACCGAATGGAAGCAAACCTGGATGAACCGTCTTGGTGATAATGTATTATTTATTTCAGCTTTAGAAAAAGAAAATATGGAGCATTTTAGAAAGAAGGTTTACGAAGCGGTGCGTAAAATCCATATTACTCGCTTTCCATATAACAATTTTCTATATCCGGAATACGATAAATACGGAGAAGAAAAGTAA
- a CDS encoding SufE family protein: MFEDWMQRYEYMIELGKSLPLIDEKYKIEENLIKGCQSKVWVHAELNGEKLEFTADSDAIITKGIVAILIRAFSGHHPSDILEADTQFIDEIGLKEHLSPTRANGLVSMIKQLKMYAIAYQTQLK; this comes from the coding sequence ATGTTCGAGGATTGGATGCAGCGTTATGAATATATGATCGAACTTGGAAAATCCCTTCCGTTGATCGACGAAAAATATAAAATCGAAGAAAATCTAATTAAAGGATGCCAAAGTAAAGTTTGGGTTCATGCCGAATTAAATGGGGAGAAGCTTGAATTCACAGCAGATAGTGATGCGATTATAACCAAAGGTATCGTAGCGATTTTAATCAGAGCTTTTTCCGGGCATCATCCGTCTGATATTCTGGAAGCAGATACCCAGTTTATCGATGAAATTGGATTAAAAGAACACTTATCCCCCACCCGAGCCAACGGGCTGGTAAGTATGATCAAACAACTAAAAATGTATGCAATAGCATATCAAACCCAATTAAAATAA
- a CDS encoding DUF3078 domain-containing protein: protein MKKILLSLLIFGGVLNAQAQDSDSDEQKEGWTTEGNIQLLFNQSAFNAEWTGGGTSNIAGNLIFNYDFNYLKDDFTWDSKILVDYGLTKQKGDEFPRKTSDRLEFNSVAGKQVEDSNWFYSFFTNFRTQVTKGYTFSKDAETGETIRTERTSFFSPAYLQFGPGMLWKKSENFYVNIAPATARFIFVDSDFTSVEGYQDGDYFGVDKGSSSRFELGASVSAYAKFDIIENVKMENILNLYSNYLEDPQNVDIDYTMNVKMKINDLLSTNFIFQTIYDDNAVGAFQVREVFGLGFNYSF, encoded by the coding sequence ATGAAAAAAATTTTACTTAGTCTATTAATTTTTGGAGGTGTTCTAAATGCACAGGCCCAGGATAGTGATAGTGATGAGCAAAAAGAAGGCTGGACCACCGAAGGTAACATCCAACTACTTTTTAATCAATCTGCCTTTAATGCCGAATGGACCGGTGGCGGGACATCCAACATCGCTGGTAACCTAATCTTTAATTATGATTTTAATTATCTAAAAGATGATTTTACCTGGGACTCTAAAATTTTGGTAGACTACGGACTTACAAAACAAAAAGGAGATGAGTTTCCCAGAAAAACCAGTGACCGCTTAGAGTTTAATTCGGTTGCCGGTAAACAGGTAGAAGATTCTAATTGGTTTTACTCATTTTTTACAAATTTCAGAACTCAGGTAACCAAAGGCTACACCTTTAGTAAAGATGCAGAAACAGGGGAAACTATTCGTACCGAGCGTACCAGCTTTTTTTCTCCTGCTTATCTTCAATTTGGTCCCGGTATGCTTTGGAAGAAAAGTGAGAACTTTTATGTAAACATCGCTCCGGCTACAGCTAGATTTATATTCGTAGATTCCGATTTTACCAGTGTAGAAGGTTATCAGGATGGTGATTATTTTGGTGTAGATAAGGGAAGTTCTTCACGATTTGAACTTGGTGCTTCCGTTTCAGCTTATGCAAAATTCGATATTATCGAGAATGTAAAAATGGAAAACATCCTTAACCTGTATTCCAACTATCTGGAAGACCCCCAAAATGTGGATATCGATTACACGATGAATGTAAAGATGAAAATCAACGATCTACTTTCAACAAATTTTATTTTCCAGACCATTTATGACGATAATGCCGTAGGTGCATTTCAGGTAAGAGAAGTATTTGGTTTAGGATTTAATTACAGCTTCTAA
- a CDS encoding DUF59 domain-containing protein, which produces MEQEIDTQELGEKIVKVLKTIYDPEIPVDIYELGLIYDVMVSTDYDVKILMTLTTPNCPVAESLPREVEEKVKSLDEVEDCEVEITFDPPWSQDLMSEGAKLELGLL; this is translated from the coding sequence ATGGAACAGGAAATCGACACTCAGGAATTGGGAGAAAAAATCGTAAAAGTTTTAAAAACTATTTACGATCCCGAAATCCCTGTAGATATATATGAACTGGGGCTTATTTACGATGTTATGGTAAGTACAGATTATGATGTAAAAATCTTAATGACCCTTACCACACCAAACTGCCCGGTAGCCGAATCATTACCAAGGGAGGTTGAGGAAAAAGTAAAATCACTGGATGAAGTTGAAGATTGTGAAGTTGAAATTACTTTCGATCCGCCGTGGAGCCAGGATTTAATGAGTGAAGGCGCTAAATTAGAATTAGGACTATTATAA
- a CDS encoding TonB-dependent receptor yields the protein MSFGFLQAQERLISGKILNANSQEVIAGVSVSIENHFLKETTDGNGGFTLKFDDLEMGNYILNISKPGFESLRLPVLLDQASLNLGVIRLIPDVIEEQSQLGTINLSENQLDDDQIDAGFSSILTAGKDAFLNAAAYDFSQTYFKPRGYDSQYGKVMINSIPLNKIQNGRPQWSNWGGLNDVQRNQDFNFGLTAVDNSFGSLAGTTNFVMRASKYSKGGRLTLSAANRSYRSRIMATYSSGELKNNWFYTLSLSGRFAEEGYIEGTSYKAKSAFLSVEKKINKNHSLNVAAIYTPNIRGKSAAITNEVFNLKGRKYNSYWGFQGDEIRNSRQRRVEEPILMLNHFWDLSENTKINTNVAYQFGHIGNTRIDYGGTNLVRFNDEVSYEGGGQNPDPAYYQNLPSYFLRSEGRENYEAAYKSAAAFRENGQLNWQAIYDANMAETNNGNNAVYALTADRYDDHSMYLNAIVDHTINAMFKLNGGINFRHLQSHNYAKIDDLFGANHFLDIDFFAEPINDYSLEQVAQSDVQNPNRLVSQGDIYKYNYDLNATSLQAFSQLQFATKNIETYFSANVSSTSYERFGNYQNGLFPDNSLGRSKELNFIDFGLKSGITYHFTGRHSVSSNLFFASNPPTLQNSFANPRQNNTVVQDLDSEQMYSVDATYRYRSPNFNFKVSGYFTQFRNVTDVSFYYVDGLSGLGRNTTTAFVQEILYDAEKQHLGIEFGAEAQVTSTIKLKSAVALGQFIYSNNPNLYLTSNSFAGNVNYGETRLKNYRLANGPQQALQLGFEYRDPNYWWFGFTANYFANAFINVSPLLRTANFATDTDGLPLENYDAQLARKYLKQENLGNYFLLNAIGGKSWKLGDYYVGVFISLNNILDQLYKTGGYEQSRNANFTSLQEDRQRETPVFGNRYWYGYGTTYFANLYVRF from the coding sequence ATGTCTTTCGGCTTTTTACAGGCCCAGGAAAGGTTAATTTCTGGAAAAATACTTAACGCCAATTCTCAGGAGGTGATTGCTGGCGTTTCGGTGAGTATAGAAAATCATTTTCTAAAAGAAACCACAGATGGCAACGGGGGATTTACTTTAAAATTCGACGATTTAGAAATGGGAAATTATATATTGAACATTTCTAAACCTGGTTTTGAGTCGTTGCGCTTACCTGTACTTCTGGATCAGGCAAGTTTAAATTTAGGGGTTATTAGGCTAATTCCAGATGTCATCGAAGAGCAGTCACAATTGGGAACTATAAATTTAAGCGAAAATCAGCTGGACGATGATCAGATAGATGCTGGATTTTCATCGATTTTAACCGCTGGCAAGGACGCTTTTTTAAATGCAGCAGCTTACGATTTTAGTCAGACCTATTTTAAACCACGGGGTTACGATAGCCAGTACGGAAAAGTTATGATTAATAGTATTCCGCTTAATAAAATCCAAAATGGCAGGCCGCAATGGAGTAATTGGGGCGGATTAAACGATGTGCAGCGTAATCAGGATTTTAATTTCGGACTTACCGCAGTGGATAATAGCTTTGGAAGCCTTGCCGGTACTACCAATTTTGTAATGCGGGCATCAAAGTACTCAAAAGGAGGTCGTCTTACCTTATCCGCAGCCAATAGGAGCTATCGTTCCAGGATTATGGCCACCTATAGTTCTGGAGAATTAAAAAATAATTGGTTTTATACGCTATCCCTTTCGGGGCGATTTGCTGAAGAAGGTTATATTGAAGGAACTTCGTATAAGGCGAAGTCAGCTTTTCTTTCCGTAGAAAAAAAGATAAACAAAAATCACAGCCTGAATGTTGCGGCAATTTATACGCCTAATATTCGGGGAAAATCAGCGGCGATCACCAATGAAGTTTTTAATTTAAAAGGAAGAAAATATAATAGCTATTGGGGATTTCAGGGAGACGAAATCAGAAATTCCCGGCAACGCCGGGTAGAGGAGCCTATTTTGATGCTGAATCACTTTTGGGATCTTTCAGAAAATACGAAGATAAATACCAATGTTGCTTATCAGTTTGGACATATCGGGAATACCAGGATCGATTATGGAGGTACTAATTTAGTGCGATTTAACGATGAGGTTTCTTATGAGGGCGGAGGGCAAAATCCAGATCCCGCCTATTATCAAAATTTACCGAGTTATTTTTTAAGATCTGAAGGTAGAGAGAACTATGAAGCAGCATACAAAAGCGCGGCGGCATTTAGGGAAAATGGACAATTAAACTGGCAGGCGATTTATGACGCGAACATGGCTGAAACCAATAACGGGAATAATGCGGTGTATGCTTTAACTGCAGATCGCTATGATGATCATTCCATGTATCTGAATGCTATTGTTGATCATACCATAAATGCAATGTTTAAACTGAATGGCGGAATTAATTTTCGGCATTTGCAAAGTCATAATTATGCGAAAATCGACGATCTTTTTGGTGCAAATCATTTTCTGGATATCGATTTCTTTGCTGAACCCATAAATGATTATTCGTTAGAGCAGGTTGCTCAAAGCGATGTACAAAACCCCAATCGTTTAGTGTCCCAGGGTGATATTTATAAATATAATTATGATCTAAACGCCACGAGTCTTCAAGCATTTTCACAACTTCAATTCGCTACGAAGAATATTGAAACTTACTTTTCTGCAAATGTGAGTTCAACAAGTTATGAGCGTTTTGGTAATTACCAAAACGGATTATTCCCGGATAATTCACTTGGGAGAAGTAAGGAACTGAATTTTATCGATTTCGGATTAAAATCTGGGATAACGTATCATTTTACAGGTCGGCATTCCGTTTCTTCTAATCTGTTTTTTGCCAGTAATCCACCAACACTACAAAATAGTTTTGCGAATCCGCGGCAAAATAATACGGTGGTTCAGGATCTGGATAGCGAACAAATGTATAGTGTAGATGCCACATACCGTTATCGTTCGCCAAATTTCAATTTTAAAGTCAGCGGCTATTTTACACAATTTCGAAATGTGACCGATGTTTCTTTTTATTATGTTGATGGTCTTTCAGGTTTGGGGAGAAATACAACAACTGCTTTTGTCCAGGAGATTCTATACGATGCCGAAAAACAACATTTAGGAATCGAATTTGGTGCTGAAGCTCAGGTGACTTCAACCATAAAATTAAAATCGGCTGTAGCACTAGGGCAGTTTATCTATTCCAATAACCCTAATTTGTATTTAACCAGCAATAGTTTTGCTGGAAATGTGAATTATGGAGAAACTCGATTGAAAAATTATCGGCTCGCAAATGGGCCACAACAGGCTTTGCAGTTAGGTTTTGAATATCGTGATCCCAATTACTGGTGGTTTGGTTTTACGGCCAACTATTTTGCAAATGCGTTTATCAATGTGAGTCCGTTGCTTCGAACGGCAAATTTTGCTACCGATACCGATGGTTTGCCGTTAGAAAATTATGATGCGCAATTAGCCAGAAAATATCTTAAACAGGAAAATTTAGGGAATTATTTTCTGCTGAATGCGATTGGAGGAAAATCCTGGAAATTGGGCGATTATTATGTGGGCGTTTTTATAAGCCTGAATAATATCCTGGATCAGCTTTATAAAACGGGAGGTTACGAACAATCCAGAAATGCAAATTTTACCAGTTTGCAGGAAGATCGGCAACGCGAAACACCGGTTTTTGGGAATCGTTACTGGTACGGCTATGGTACCACTTATTTTGCTAATCTTTATGTTCGGTTTTAA